Proteins found in one Canis lupus baileyi chromosome 26, mCanLup2.hap1, whole genome shotgun sequence genomic segment:
- the ZSWIM3 gene encoding zinc finger SWIM domain-containing protein 3 isoform X2: protein MRYVQVKFVCIRTQSNRKRTSEVDMCPAYLLLRYNEKLDRLFISELNTQHIHVDYKTAGPRGDTAGKSQKTVCLQKPQPAQPMIEKDLDLAKKSLVEPSFCLDKVQTPSKPEQEGITPSDLAKIAKVMKNFLKVDEGSMASLSVGNSQDLDRLSFQSSKMSDLFIRFPENLLLHRVENAQGHILYAFLVENKEREGRVVHFAVLQAETATSVAKMLSIFTEFNCDWPKVKVVFVDPSFPHRAILQEIFPAARILLSIYHTTRLLEKKLHRSSANPSFKRLMKEALREAVFVTSDASLQNLCQMSQALLDEELFSFLQAHWFSCELLWYMHVRKGLHACNTYMDSLDVVTSKVSSLFREQQSLLDCILRFVDYIDFFNTKGLKNVPTAPPKLKRARPASLPPKPKKAFGVCAGSLSRLPMEETKPGPQRLQLQQQPQVWPSRGGMLDALHESGSQLAYKLCQNEWEVVQNSTHLVDLAGSSVDIQLLEDSHHVSKDGCSCSCSFQQSYHLPCRHILALLHTSQKPVGEAMVCRRWQKRYQHLLGPNGELRDPVMVPNTGQPGKQGRSDMIQDLSRELANLLMQSEGPELEERYSTLRKIVDIWADPCQPPEPSQQPEDFKDVGRLPFLWGKPEEGEGLPLAGATIHD from the exons atgag ATATGTGCAGGTGAAATTTGTCTGTATTCGGACTCAGTCAAACAGGAAGAGAACATCAGAGGTGGACATGTGCCCAGCATACTTGCTCCTGCGGTACAATGAGAAACTGGATAGATTGTTCATCAGTGAACTCAACACCCAGCACATCCACGTTGACTACAAAACTGCAGGTCCCAGAGGAGACACCGCTGGCAAATCTCAGAAGACCGTATGCCTACAGAAACCCCAGCCTGCGCAGCCCATGATCGAGAAGGACCTTGACCTGGCCAAGAAGTCCCTTGTTGAACCATCATTTTGCTTAGATAAGGTCCAAACACCCTCAAAGCCAGAGCAGGAGGGAATCACTCCTTCTGACCTGGCCAAGATAGCCAAAGTGATGAAAAACTTTCTTAAGGTGGATGAGGGTTCCATGGCTTCACTCAGCGTGGGCAACAGCCAAGACCTGGACCGGTTGAGCTTCCAGAGCAGCAAGATGAGTGATCTGTTTATCCGCTTCCCAGAGAATCTCTTGCTACACCGGGTGGAGAATGCCCAGGGCCACATCCTTTATGCTTTCTTGGTGGAGAACAAGGAACGAGAGGGTCGAGTGGTACACTTTGCCGTGCTTCAGGCTGAGACGGCTACCTCTGTGGCCAAGATGCTGAGTATCTTCACGGAGTTCAACtgtgactggcccaaggtcaaGGTGGTGTTTGTGGACCCCTCCTTCCCCCATCGAGCCATCCTGCAGGAGATCTTCCCCGCTGCGCGCATCCTCCTCTCTATCTACCACACCACCCGGCTCCTGGAGAAGAAGTTGCATCGGAGTTCAGCAAATCCATCCTTTAAAAGGCTAATGAAGGAAGCCCTGCGGGAGGCGGTATTTGTCACTTCTGATGCCAGCCTGCAAAATCTCTGTCAGATGTCCCAAGCCCTCCTAGACGAGGAGCTCTTCAGCTTCCTCCAGGCCCACTGGTTCTCCTGTGAGCTGCTATGGTACATGCACGTGAGGAAAGGCCTACATGCGTGTAACACATACATGGACAGCCTAGATGTCGTCACCAGCAAGGTGTCCAGCCTTTTCCGGGAACAGCAGTCTTTGCTGGACTGTATCCTCCGCTTTGTAGATTATATAGACTTCTTTAATACCAAAGGCTTGAAGAATGTGCCCACAGCTCCTCCCAAGTTAAAGAGAGCCCGGCCAGCCAGCCTGCCACCAAAACCCAAGAAGGCGTTTGGAGTCTGTGCGGGCAGTctcagcaggctccccatggaagAGACCAAGCCCGGCCCCCAGCGGTtgcagctgcagcagcagccaCAGGTATGGCCCTCCCGGGGTGGCATGCTGGATGCCTTGCATGAGAGTGGCTCCCAGCTGGCCTATAAGCTGTGCCAGAACGAGTGGGAGGTGGTACAGAACTCCACCCACCTGGTGGACCTGGCTGGCTCCTCTGTGGACATTCAGCTACTGGAGGATTCTCACCATGTTAGCAAAGATGGCTGTAGCTGCAGCTGTTCCTTTCAACAGTCGTACCACCTGCCATGCCGGCACATTCTGGCCCTGCTGCATACCAGCCAGAAGCCCGTGGGTGAAGCCATGGTGTGCCGCCGGTGGCAGAAGAGGTACCAGCACCTCCTCGGGCCCAACGGGGAGCTCCGGGACCCTGTCATGGTCCCAAACACAGGCCAGCCAGGGAAGCAAGGACGGAGTGACATGATTCAGGACCTAAGCAGGGAGCTGGCAAACCTGCTCATGCAGAGTGAAGGGCCAGAGCTAGAGGAGCGCTATTCCACCCTGCGCAAGATTGTGGACATCTGGGCGGACCCCTGCCAGCCTCCTGAGCCCAGTCAGCAGCCAGAGGACTTCAAGGATGTAGGCCGCCTCCCTTTCCTCTGGGGAAagccagaggaaggggagggactCCCTCTTGCTGGAGCCACAATTCATGACTGA
- the ZSWIM3 gene encoding zinc finger SWIM domain-containing protein 3 isoform X1 — MELGSCFKTYEDFKECFSAYKKENRCSFILRDCVSVRFHNLNHGTCIREDILYVQVKFVCIRTQSNRKRTSEVDMCPAYLLLRYNEKLDRLFISELNTQHIHVDYKTAGPRGDTAGKSQKTVCLQKPQPAQPMIEKDLDLAKKSLVEPSFCLDKVQTPSKPEQEGITPSDLAKIAKVMKNFLKVDEGSMASLSVGNSQDLDRLSFQSSKMSDLFIRFPENLLLHRVENAQGHILYAFLVENKEREGRVVHFAVLQAETATSVAKMLSIFTEFNCDWPKVKVVFVDPSFPHRAILQEIFPAARILLSIYHTTRLLEKKLHRSSANPSFKRLMKEALREAVFVTSDASLQNLCQMSQALLDEELFSFLQAHWFSCELLWYMHVRKGLHACNTYMDSLDVVTSKVSSLFREQQSLLDCILRFVDYIDFFNTKGLKNVPTAPPKLKRARPASLPPKPKKAFGVCAGSLSRLPMEETKPGPQRLQLQQQPQVWPSRGGMLDALHESGSQLAYKLCQNEWEVVQNSTHLVDLAGSSVDIQLLEDSHHVSKDGCSCSCSFQQSYHLPCRHILALLHTSQKPVGEAMVCRRWQKRYQHLLGPNGELRDPVMVPNTGQPGKQGRSDMIQDLSRELANLLMQSEGPELEERYSTLRKIVDIWADPCQPPEPSQQPEDFKDVGRLPFLWGKPEEGEGLPLAGATIHD, encoded by the coding sequence ATATGTGCAGGTGAAATTTGTCTGTATTCGGACTCAGTCAAACAGGAAGAGAACATCAGAGGTGGACATGTGCCCAGCATACTTGCTCCTGCGGTACAATGAGAAACTGGATAGATTGTTCATCAGTGAACTCAACACCCAGCACATCCACGTTGACTACAAAACTGCAGGTCCCAGAGGAGACACCGCTGGCAAATCTCAGAAGACCGTATGCCTACAGAAACCCCAGCCTGCGCAGCCCATGATCGAGAAGGACCTTGACCTGGCCAAGAAGTCCCTTGTTGAACCATCATTTTGCTTAGATAAGGTCCAAACACCCTCAAAGCCAGAGCAGGAGGGAATCACTCCTTCTGACCTGGCCAAGATAGCCAAAGTGATGAAAAACTTTCTTAAGGTGGATGAGGGTTCCATGGCTTCACTCAGCGTGGGCAACAGCCAAGACCTGGACCGGTTGAGCTTCCAGAGCAGCAAGATGAGTGATCTGTTTATCCGCTTCCCAGAGAATCTCTTGCTACACCGGGTGGAGAATGCCCAGGGCCACATCCTTTATGCTTTCTTGGTGGAGAACAAGGAACGAGAGGGTCGAGTGGTACACTTTGCCGTGCTTCAGGCTGAGACGGCTACCTCTGTGGCCAAGATGCTGAGTATCTTCACGGAGTTCAACtgtgactggcccaaggtcaaGGTGGTGTTTGTGGACCCCTCCTTCCCCCATCGAGCCATCCTGCAGGAGATCTTCCCCGCTGCGCGCATCCTCCTCTCTATCTACCACACCACCCGGCTCCTGGAGAAGAAGTTGCATCGGAGTTCAGCAAATCCATCCTTTAAAAGGCTAATGAAGGAAGCCCTGCGGGAGGCGGTATTTGTCACTTCTGATGCCAGCCTGCAAAATCTCTGTCAGATGTCCCAAGCCCTCCTAGACGAGGAGCTCTTCAGCTTCCTCCAGGCCCACTGGTTCTCCTGTGAGCTGCTATGGTACATGCACGTGAGGAAAGGCCTACATGCGTGTAACACATACATGGACAGCCTAGATGTCGTCACCAGCAAGGTGTCCAGCCTTTTCCGGGAACAGCAGTCTTTGCTGGACTGTATCCTCCGCTTTGTAGATTATATAGACTTCTTTAATACCAAAGGCTTGAAGAATGTGCCCACAGCTCCTCCCAAGTTAAAGAGAGCCCGGCCAGCCAGCCTGCCACCAAAACCCAAGAAGGCGTTTGGAGTCTGTGCGGGCAGTctcagcaggctccccatggaagAGACCAAGCCCGGCCCCCAGCGGTtgcagctgcagcagcagccaCAGGTATGGCCCTCCCGGGGTGGCATGCTGGATGCCTTGCATGAGAGTGGCTCCCAGCTGGCCTATAAGCTGTGCCAGAACGAGTGGGAGGTGGTACAGAACTCCACCCACCTGGTGGACCTGGCTGGCTCCTCTGTGGACATTCAGCTACTGGAGGATTCTCACCATGTTAGCAAAGATGGCTGTAGCTGCAGCTGTTCCTTTCAACAGTCGTACCACCTGCCATGCCGGCACATTCTGGCCCTGCTGCATACCAGCCAGAAGCCCGTGGGTGAAGCCATGGTGTGCCGCCGGTGGCAGAAGAGGTACCAGCACCTCCTCGGGCCCAACGGGGAGCTCCGGGACCCTGTCATGGTCCCAAACACAGGCCAGCCAGGGAAGCAAGGACGGAGTGACATGATTCAGGACCTAAGCAGGGAGCTGGCAAACCTGCTCATGCAGAGTGAAGGGCCAGAGCTAGAGGAGCGCTATTCCACCCTGCGCAAGATTGTGGACATCTGGGCGGACCCCTGCCAGCCTCCTGAGCCCAGTCAGCAGCCAGAGGACTTCAAGGATGTAGGCCGCCTCCCTTTCCTCTGGGGAAagccagaggaaggggagggactCCCTCTTGCTGGAGCCACAATTCATGACTGA
- the ZSWIM3 gene encoding zinc finger SWIM domain-containing protein 3 isoform X3 — protein sequence MCPAYLLLRYNEKLDRLFISELNTQHIHVDYKTAGPRGDTAGKSQKTVCLQKPQPAQPMIEKDLDLAKKSLVEPSFCLDKVQTPSKPEQEGITPSDLAKIAKVMKNFLKVDEGSMASLSVGNSQDLDRLSFQSSKMSDLFIRFPENLLLHRVENAQGHILYAFLVENKEREGRVVHFAVLQAETATSVAKMLSIFTEFNCDWPKVKVVFVDPSFPHRAILQEIFPAARILLSIYHTTRLLEKKLHRSSANPSFKRLMKEALREAVFVTSDASLQNLCQMSQALLDEELFSFLQAHWFSCELLWYMHVRKGLHACNTYMDSLDVVTSKVSSLFREQQSLLDCILRFVDYIDFFNTKGLKNVPTAPPKLKRARPASLPPKPKKAFGVCAGSLSRLPMEETKPGPQRLQLQQQPQVWPSRGGMLDALHESGSQLAYKLCQNEWEVVQNSTHLVDLAGSSVDIQLLEDSHHVSKDGCSCSCSFQQSYHLPCRHILALLHTSQKPVGEAMVCRRWQKRYQHLLGPNGELRDPVMVPNTGQPGKQGRSDMIQDLSRELANLLMQSEGPELEERYSTLRKIVDIWADPCQPPEPSQQPEDFKDVGRLPFLWGKPEEGEGLPLAGATIHD from the coding sequence ATGTGCCCAGCATACTTGCTCCTGCGGTACAATGAGAAACTGGATAGATTGTTCATCAGTGAACTCAACACCCAGCACATCCACGTTGACTACAAAACTGCAGGTCCCAGAGGAGACACCGCTGGCAAATCTCAGAAGACCGTATGCCTACAGAAACCCCAGCCTGCGCAGCCCATGATCGAGAAGGACCTTGACCTGGCCAAGAAGTCCCTTGTTGAACCATCATTTTGCTTAGATAAGGTCCAAACACCCTCAAAGCCAGAGCAGGAGGGAATCACTCCTTCTGACCTGGCCAAGATAGCCAAAGTGATGAAAAACTTTCTTAAGGTGGATGAGGGTTCCATGGCTTCACTCAGCGTGGGCAACAGCCAAGACCTGGACCGGTTGAGCTTCCAGAGCAGCAAGATGAGTGATCTGTTTATCCGCTTCCCAGAGAATCTCTTGCTACACCGGGTGGAGAATGCCCAGGGCCACATCCTTTATGCTTTCTTGGTGGAGAACAAGGAACGAGAGGGTCGAGTGGTACACTTTGCCGTGCTTCAGGCTGAGACGGCTACCTCTGTGGCCAAGATGCTGAGTATCTTCACGGAGTTCAACtgtgactggcccaaggtcaaGGTGGTGTTTGTGGACCCCTCCTTCCCCCATCGAGCCATCCTGCAGGAGATCTTCCCCGCTGCGCGCATCCTCCTCTCTATCTACCACACCACCCGGCTCCTGGAGAAGAAGTTGCATCGGAGTTCAGCAAATCCATCCTTTAAAAGGCTAATGAAGGAAGCCCTGCGGGAGGCGGTATTTGTCACTTCTGATGCCAGCCTGCAAAATCTCTGTCAGATGTCCCAAGCCCTCCTAGACGAGGAGCTCTTCAGCTTCCTCCAGGCCCACTGGTTCTCCTGTGAGCTGCTATGGTACATGCACGTGAGGAAAGGCCTACATGCGTGTAACACATACATGGACAGCCTAGATGTCGTCACCAGCAAGGTGTCCAGCCTTTTCCGGGAACAGCAGTCTTTGCTGGACTGTATCCTCCGCTTTGTAGATTATATAGACTTCTTTAATACCAAAGGCTTGAAGAATGTGCCCACAGCTCCTCCCAAGTTAAAGAGAGCCCGGCCAGCCAGCCTGCCACCAAAACCCAAGAAGGCGTTTGGAGTCTGTGCGGGCAGTctcagcaggctccccatggaagAGACCAAGCCCGGCCCCCAGCGGTtgcagctgcagcagcagccaCAGGTATGGCCCTCCCGGGGTGGCATGCTGGATGCCTTGCATGAGAGTGGCTCCCAGCTGGCCTATAAGCTGTGCCAGAACGAGTGGGAGGTGGTACAGAACTCCACCCACCTGGTGGACCTGGCTGGCTCCTCTGTGGACATTCAGCTACTGGAGGATTCTCACCATGTTAGCAAAGATGGCTGTAGCTGCAGCTGTTCCTTTCAACAGTCGTACCACCTGCCATGCCGGCACATTCTGGCCCTGCTGCATACCAGCCAGAAGCCCGTGGGTGAAGCCATGGTGTGCCGCCGGTGGCAGAAGAGGTACCAGCACCTCCTCGGGCCCAACGGGGAGCTCCGGGACCCTGTCATGGTCCCAAACACAGGCCAGCCAGGGAAGCAAGGACGGAGTGACATGATTCAGGACCTAAGCAGGGAGCTGGCAAACCTGCTCATGCAGAGTGAAGGGCCAGAGCTAGAGGAGCGCTATTCCACCCTGCGCAAGATTGTGGACATCTGGGCGGACCCCTGCCAGCCTCCTGAGCCCAGTCAGCAGCCAGAGGACTTCAAGGATGTAGGCCGCCTCCCTTTCCTCTGGGGAAagccagaggaaggggagggactCCCTCTTGCTGGAGCCACAATTCATGACTGA
- the ZSWIM1 gene encoding zinc finger SWIM domain-containing protein 1 produces the protein MALTMLNELLIEDPNPPMLLYQVSKTAQLDTLNYQSCFMQGVFAHFPEILFIHRTYNPMGKVLYTFLVDGPRVQLEGHLARAVYFAIPAKEDAEGLAQMFQVFKKFNPAWERVCTILVDPHFLPLPTLAMEFPAAEVLLSAFHICKFLQGKFYQLSLGQPVERVLLTSLQSTMCSATAGNLRKLYILLSSCIPPTQLPELHSHWLLNDRIWLAHRWRSRAESSRYFQGLEVTTRVLSQFFGTTPCVEQGMVSLLRYMHQNSGDKASFSLGLSPQNNHAALDVSPESPKVEQLVEARIQHSLNAICTGPAAQLCLGELAVVQKSVHLIGSGSEKVNIQILEDTHRVQPQPPASCSCYFHQAFHLPCRHILAILSAHHQVLQPDMLPAQWTAGCAASLDNILGSKWSETLDKHLAVALLTEEVGQLLQHCSQEEFERRYSTLRELADSWIGPYEQVQL, from the coding sequence ATGGCCCTGACAATGCTGAATGAGCTCTTGATTGAGGACCCAAACCCACCTATGCTGCTGTATCAGGTTAGCAAGACTGCTCAGTTAGATACCCTCAACTACCAGAGCTGCTTTATGCAAGGtgtctttgcccatttccctGAGATCTTATTTATCCACCGGACCTATAACCCAATGGGCAAGGTGCTATATACCTTCCTGGTAGATGGACCTCGGGTGCAGCTGGAGGGTCATCTCGCCCGGGCAGTCTACTTTGCCATTCCTGCCAAAGAGGATGCTGAGGGCCTGGCCCAGATGTTCCAGGTGTTCAAGAAGTTTAACCCAGCATGGGAGAGAGTCTGTACCATCCTGGTGGATCCTCACTTCCTCCCCTTGCCCACCCTTGCTATGGAGTTTCCCGCGGCCGAGGTCCTGCTCTCAGCCTTCCACATCTGTAAGTTCCTCCAGGGCAAGTTCTATCAGCTGTCACTTGGACAGCCTGTGGAAAGGGTGCTCCTTACTTCCCTGCAGAGCACGATGTGCTCAGCCACAGCTGGCAACCTAAGGAAGTTGTATATACTCCTGAGCAGCTGCATCCCTCCTACCCAGCTGCCCGAGCTCCACTCACACTGGCTGCTCAACGACCGCATCTGGCTGGCCCACCGCTGGAGAAGCCGAGCTGAGAGCAGCCGCTACTTCCAAGGCCTGGAGGTCACCACCCGCGTCCTCAGCCAGTTCTTCGGCACTACCCCATGCGTGGAACAAGGCATGGTCTCTCTGCTCCGATACATGCACCAGAACTCTGGAGACAAGGCAAGTTTTAGCCTGGGCCTGAGTCCCCAGAACAATCATGCCGCCTTAGACGTCAGCCCCGAAAGCCCCAAAGTGGAGCAGCTAGTAGAAGCCCGCATCCAGCACTCCCTCAATGCCATCTGCACGGGGCCAGCTGCCCAGCTCTGTCTGGGTGAACTCGCTGTGGTCCAAAAATCTGTGCACCTCATTGGCTCCGGTTCAGAAAAGGTGAACATCCAGATCCTGGAGGACACCCATAGGgtgcagccccagccccctgccagctGCAGCTGCTACTTTCACCAGGCCTTCCACCTGCCCTGCCGCCACATCCTAGCCATTCTCAGTGCCCACCACCAGGTGCTCCAGCCCGACATGCTGCCAGCTCAGTGGACAGCAGGCTGTGCTGCCAGTCTAGACAACATCCTGGGCAGCAAGTGGAGTGAGACACTGGATAAGCACTTGGCCGTGGCTCTCCTCACCGAGGAGGTGGGTCAGCTCTTGCAGCACTGCAGCCAGGAGGAGTTTGAACGGAGGTACAGCACCCTGCGGGAACTGGCGGACAGCTGGATCGGCCCTTATGAGCAGGTTCAGCTCTGA
- the SPATA25 gene encoding spermatogenesis-associated protein 25, with amino-acid sequence MVGRVGQEADDCSLTNGGFGAAMSYFVSPQTHQGLLPSSQGGAASPGSSLGLYSPVEPVVVASGGLGPLSQKAEQVAPVAQAWGPALAVPEARGCPGGASWEILQWTEYGRYNHKFPYARQPESLGWEDGCSRSRAPQLGGPSRPGPLLLCGLSPGVLPMPSKAGGTEACSQPDICILTLAMMIAGIPTVPVPGLREEDLIRAAQAFMMAHPEPEGVMEGARCEQTHAHTASGQMPLMRSRRGQPPGSCL; translated from the exons ATGGTGGGAAGGGTAGGACAGGAGGCAGATGACTGTTCCCTCACAAACGGGGGCTTTGGGGCAGCCATGTCCTACTTCGTGTCTCCACAAACTCATCAAGGTCTTCTGCCTTCCAGCCAAG GTGGGGCTGCTTCTCCAGGCTCATCCCTTGGCCTCTACAGTCCTGTAGAGCCAGTGGTGGTGGCCTCTGGTGGACTAGGCCCACTGAGCCAGAAAGCTGAGCAGGTGGCACCTGTTGCCCAGGCCTGGGGCCCAGCCCTGGCAGTGCCGGAAgccaggggctgccctgggggggcTAGCTGGGAGATACTACAGTGGACTGAGTATGGCCGATACAACCACAAATTCCCCTATGCAAGGCAGCCAGAGAGCCTGGGCTGGGAGGATGGCTGCTCCAGAAGCAGAGCTCCCCAGCTGGGTGGCCCCAGCAGGCCTGGGCCCCTGCTGCTGTGTGGGCTGTCACCAGGGGTTCTACCGATGCCCTCCAAGGCAGGGGGGACGGAGGCCTGCTCCCAGCCTGACATCTGCATCCTTACCCTGGCCATGATGATCGCTGGCATCCCCACCGTGCCTGTCCCAGGCCTGAGGGAAGAGGACCTGATCCGGGCCGCTCAAGCTTTCATGATGGCCCATCCAGAGCCAGAAGGGGTTATGGAAGGGGCGCGGTGCGAGCAGACACATGCCCACACAGCCTCAGGGCAAATGCCCCTAATgagatccaggagaggccagcCTCCTGGCTCCTGCTTGTAG
- the NEURL2 gene encoding neuralized-like protein 2, which translates to MAAVSDPVDLRAPWRPARPEPPPTRFHQVHGANIRVDPSGTRATRVESFAHGVCFSREPLAPGQVFLVEIEEKELGWCGHLRLGLTALDPATLAAVPEFSLPDLVSLGHTWVFAITRHHNRVPREDRPEAEALAPSRPPALLVEPYLCIEQFRIPRDRLVGRSRPGLYSHLLDQLYELNVLPPTARRSRLGVLFCPRPDGTADMHIVINGEDMGPSARGLPAAQPLYAVVDVFASTKSVRLVQLEYGLPSLQTLCRLVIQRSVVHRLAIDGLHLPKGLKDFCKYE; encoded by the exons ATGGCTGCTGTCTCCGACCCCGTGGACCTGCGTGCGCCCTGGAGACCCGCGCGCCCCGAGCCCCCTCCCACCCGCTTCCACCAGGTGCACGGTGCCAACATCCGCGTGGACCCCTCCGGGACGCGGGCCACACGCGTGGAGAGCTTCGCTCACGGCGTATGCTTCAGTCGCGAGCCGCTGGCCCCGGGCCAGGTATTCCTGGTCGAGATCGAGGAGAAAGAGCTGGGCTGGTGCGGGCACCTGCGCCTCGGCCTGACCGCGCTGGACCCCGCCACCCTGGCCGCCGTGCCCGAGTTTTCGCTGCCCGACCTGGTCAGCCTCGGCCACACCTGGGTCTTCGCCATCACGCGCCATCACAACCGCGTGCCCCGGGAGGACCGCCCGGAGGCAGAGGCGTTGGCTCCCAgccgcccccctgccctcctggtgGAACCGTATCTGTGCATCGAGCAGTTTCGAATTCCCCGCGACCGTCTGGTGGGTCGCAGCCGGCCCGGGCTCTACAGCCATCTCTTGGATCAGCTGTATGAGCTGAACGTGCTGCCTCCGACCGCGCGCCGCAGCCGCCTGGGCGTTCTTTTCTGTCCGCGCCCGGACGGCACGGCCGACATGCACATCGTCATCAACGGCGAGGACATGGGCCCCAGCGCCCGGGGGCTGCCAGCCGCCCAGCCCCTCTACGCAGTGGTGGACGTGTTTGCCTCCACCAAGAGCGTGCGCCTGGTCCAGCTCGAGTATGGCT TGCCGTCCCTGCAGACTCTGTGCCGCCTAGTCATCCAGAGGAGCGTGGTGCACCGGTTGGCCATTGATGGGCTCCACCTGCCGAAAGGACTTAAGGATTTCTGCAAGTATGAGTAG
- the CTSA gene encoding lysosomal protective protein: protein MTFRGRAPPGEQGRGGAEMVRAAPSPPWLLRLLLLLLLLLWAPPGQAAPDLDEIQCLPGLAKQPAFRQYSGYLRGSGPKHLHYWFVESQKDPKSSPLVLWLNGGPGCSSLDGFLTEHGPFLVQPDGATLEYNPYSWNLIANVLYLESPAGVGFSYSDDKTYATNDTEVAQSNYEALKDFFRLFPEYKDNELFLTGESYAGIYIPTLAVLVMQDPSMNLQGLAVGNGLSSYEQNDNSLVYFAYYHGLLGNRLWSSLQTHCCSQNKCNFYDNTDPECVTNLQEVSRIVGNSGLNIYNLYAPCAGGVPGHLRYEKDTVVLHDLGNIFTRLPFKRVWHQALLRSDDRLRMDPPCTNTTAASTYLNNPYVRKALHIPEQLPRWDMCNFLVNIQYRRLYQSMQSQYLKLLTTQKYRILLYNGDVDMACNFMGDEWFVDSLNQKMEVQRRPWLVDYGDSGEQIAGFVKEFSHIAFLTIKGAGHMVPTDKPQAALTMFSRFLNKQPY from the exons ATGACCTTCCGCGGCCGGGCCCCTCCTGGAGAGCAAGGACGCGGGGGAGCCGAG ATGGTCCGAGCCGCGCCGTCGCCGCCGTggctgctgcggctgctgctgctgctgctgctcctgctctggGCGCCGCCGGGCCAGGCAGCGCCGGACCTGGACGAGATCCAGTGCCTGCCCGGGCTGGCCAAGCAGCCGGCTTTCCGCCAGTACTCCGGCTACCTCCGCGGCTCCGGCCCCAAGCACCTCCACTACTG GTTTGTGGAGTCCCAGAAGGATCCCAAGAGCAGCCCTCTGGTGCTTTGGCTCAACGGAGGGCCGGGCTGCAGCTCCCTAGATGGCTTTCTCACGGAGCACGGCCCCTTCCTG gTGCAGCCAGATGGTGCCACTCTTGAGTACAACCCCTATTCCTGGAACCTG ATTGCCAACGTGTTGTATCTTGAGTCCCCAGCTGGGGTGGGCTTCTCCTACTCTGATGATAAGACTTACGCAACCAACGACACGGAG GTCGCCCAGAGTAATTATGAGGCCCTTAAGGATTTCTTCCGCCTCTTCCCGGAGTACAAGGACAATGAGCTTTTCCTGACAGGAGAGAGCTATGCTGGCATTTACATCCCCACCCTGGCAGTGCTGGTCATGCAGGATCCCAGCATGAACCTTCAG GGGCTGGCTGTGGGCAATGGACTCTCCTCCTATGAGCAGAATGACAACTCCCTGGTCTATTTCGCCTACTACCATGGCCTTCTGGGGAACAG GCTCTGGTCTTCCCTCCAGACCCACTGCTGTTCTCAGAACAAGTGTAATTTCTATGACAACACCGACCCAGAATGCGTGACAAAT CTGCAGGAAGTATCCCGCATCGTGGGCAACTCTGGCCTCAACATTTACAACCTCTATGCCCCATGTGCTGGGGGGGTGCCTGGCCATTTAAG GTATGAGAAGGACACCGTGGTGCTCCACGATTTGGGCAACATCTTCACTCGCCTGCCGTTCAAGCGGGTGTGGCATCAG GCACTGCTGCGTTCCGATGATAGGCTGCGCATGGACCCTCCCTGCACCAACACCACGGCTGCCTCCACCTACCTCAACAACCCTTATGTGCGGAAGGCCCTTCACATCCCCGAGCAGCTGCCCCGCTGGGACATGTGCAA CTTCCTGGTGAATATACAGTACCGCCGTCTCTACCAGAGCATGCAGTCCCAGTACCTTAAGCTGCTCACCACACAG aAATACCGGATCTTGCTCTACAACGGAGATGTGGACATGGCCTGCAATTTCATGGGGGATGAGTGGTTTGTGGATTCCCTTAACCAGAAG ATGGAGGTCCAACGCCGGCCCTGGTTAGTGGACTACGGGGACAGTGGGGAGCAGATTGCTGGCTTCGTGAAGGAGTTCTCTCACATCGCCTTTCTCACCATCAAG GGTGCTGGACACATGGTTCCCACGGACAAACCCCAGGCGGCCCTCACCATGTTCTCCCGCTTCCTGAATAAGCAGCCATACTGA